In the genome of Mytilus edulis chromosome 14, xbMytEdul2.2, whole genome shotgun sequence, the window TAAAACATCTTAGCATTCAAACGTAGGTATATTCATTGAATATCTTATCGATATGAATTATTTTCTAATATGCAAGTAAAAATGTGAACAAAATATGTTGAAATATTTAGACAATACATCAGAAACCGCTTCAAATAGAGTTGCACAAACAGTATTTATTATTTGGTATATGTTGTATTTAAAACTAACTCTCTACAGTGGGGCTATTTATATAGAAGATAAACCTGTTAATATAAAAAATCCTTTACTAAAAACTCattgataaacaaaattatttttacgcAAATATCTATATCCTAAgtaaagatttttaattttgatttaaaatttcattactTTTCCTAATATAGCTTGCCGATATTGACAAAAAGAGAGACGGCAAATGTTTTAACTTGACTTCCAATCAAGGGCAAAAGATAAAGTTGAAAGGTAAGATAACAGTTTGAAGTAGTTTTAGCGTCCTTGCACAATAATCTGTCGGATCGTAGAAATTAATTTAATTGCCCATGCATGACGAGCGTGAAGAACACAAACAAGAAAACTCAAATTGAAGTAGAAAAAAGTCTCAGATTAAAATACGTAAAAAAAGATGATGCAGTATGATTGCATTTGACAAAACTTtataccagagaccaaatgacacggaaattaacaaCTCTATGTCACCTTTCTGCCTTGAACAATGAGTAAAGCCTATACTGCATAGTATGTTAAAATCTTGCAAGTTATCTGATTCAAAAACGTCAAAGCCTAATAAATATAAGTACGTTGACTGATAATTCATTGTCAATAATTACAACTTTTAATTCTTTAATCTGTGATAAATAAGTTGTATAAAACTTTATCGAAACATCCTGATCAAAATGTTTTTCAGCACAATCCGACGACGAAAGAGAGAAGTGGATTAAATGcttcaagaaaataaatcatatattttttcctGTGAGTACCTCAGAAGTTAACTCCGCAGTATctttttataatcatttaatcATTTCAATTCTCTTTTTAAAATGTCCTACATGATGTTATGATCAGGAGaacatatacttttattttttcgGTTACCTAATGAGAAAGGCATTACATATTGAAAACATAATAAccttctttaaaaaaatgcaaaaaatgagTCTGTAATTTATAAAATAGTTAATAAACTGAAAAAAGATAAATACTGTGAAAAAAAACAAAGCAGTGTTATTTTCCGATTTATTGTTTGTGATTTACCCCTTCATTTTGTCTTTTCCCATCAGGATGATAAAGGTATTGAAATATGGTCACCTTAGTCCTCTttcgaaaaaaaagtaaaatcacaaaaataattaacttcttaaaaaattcaaactgaaaatccctaatcaaatggaaaaaatcgaaagcgcaaacacatcaaacgaatggataacaactgtcataatcctttcttatgtagaaaatggtggattaaagctGGTTTTATAGGTAGCCAGACCTTtaacttgtatgaaagtcgcattaaattccatcatattgacaacgatgtgatATACCccaagtttttaaattttttaatccAGTATGTCCTGACTAGTGGAAAATAAACTAAGAACTCCATagcaaataaagaaaaataaaccaaTCGACAGtgtacacaacacaacatagaaacaaatcactgagcaacacgaatcccacaaaAACCGGGGTTTATCTTAGAAGCCTCGTTTATTAAGTGTTACCACAACTGAGGGGCCTGATGGAAGGAAAAATTAACACCTTAACAAATGATCTTTCGAACTGTAGCATCAAtttaaattctagattttttaatttcacctaagtacatgcTTGTGGGCTTCTTTTCAAAATAAAGATTCCATTTAAAGCTCTTTTACTTCATAAATAGTTTGTTTGGTATCTTAATTAAATTATGTTACACTTAGAATTTTACCTTCATCTATAACTTCCGGCGAATTCAACATGATGCTTAAAATCTATTCTTAATTTGGGATAATTTTTATAGAATGAATGACTCTCTTTTGTTTCGACCTAGTCAAACATTTGTTCTGAAGAGTACATGTTAAATGCCATTGTGATAATTTCAGCACAGTTTTCCGGATGTTGTAGACGAGGAAGACGAAGATGACGTTTTTACTAGCAACATCAACCACAAAGGTATTTAAAATTTTCACGATGACAATACTAACAAGAACTAATAAATCTTATTATATGTTGGTAAAGTTCTCAAATATATTCCAACGATGCAACAAAAGACAGCTGACTCTAAAATAACAGTATACATGCGGACAAGGACAATATACAATAACACACATTTTTCTTATAGTCTGTTTTTGTGCAGAAAATTAGATACAAATAAATCACGGTCAAGTTTTTGTATAAAAGGACAAGACAACAGACTTTACCTCAAtaagttataaaaacaaaaatatctaaagattACATAAAGATGACATATACATTTCGAACTTGTCAATATCTACATATAAAAgatgttgttttatttcattttgaaaaaaaatatttttcattgcaGCAAAAGAAGTTGATCCCGAACCAAAGCCAACTTCTCGAATATCATTTGGCGACACATTTAAAAGTAAAGATGCATTTCCAAGCCAAAATAATGATCACAGGAAGTCAGAGGAAACAGTGAATGAACCACCAAGGGAAAGTGCTGCAGATATTACAAAGAAATTCAAAGAGATGACAATAGTAGACAGGAAGTATGTCTTTTATTTCTCAAATATTTTCTATGTATGTAGTTGGTTCTATATGATATGATATATTGTTATCTGCTTGCTTTTGGTTATGAAGTATGTCGAGTTACTATCAATGACAAAACATAACTGTCTATAGTTTATCAAGACGAAGTACACAATCAGTCGTTTTTGATATTCAGTTGTGGCATTGGGTCCTATAAGAAGTGAAGTTAAGGATTTAAGGGGGAAGTTCATACctccatattatttaaaatatccaaatgaaaaaaaagaacttGGCATGCTTAAATATAGTAATAGTAATGtgctgtctaagctgtcaatttttattcaaaaggtagaaaagatgcttgtCTAATTTAAATCTGTAATAAACACAAACTtatttctgaagatgtataatttaaaaatgtattctgtttgtattatgaactatgttgtaattaatattgtgtatataaatatgctcctgttacgcagtcttctgcggctgagttttctctaataaactaaactaaactaagaAATGTACTGAGGTTCATCCCGTAGTTTTTTGTATTCTTTCgttttttgatatttgattttgcagTGTTTTGTTAATTGCTGTTTTTATTATGTATGGGTTTGAATATGTTCAATGCTGTTTCTTTTTGCTGTGAAATCATGTTGAATTACATAAAATTAGATATTTGTTGTAGAAATTATGTATATTGAAAATTGTTGTAAATGATTACATGATCctttgatatattaaaatttaaaaaaaagacaccattgaaatatataaaaacgtCTTCAAACTACCCATGTGCTTTAACATAACGATCAAGTGAGATATTTGCCATAGGTGTGTGCTTGATATACTAGTACATTATctaatcatgattttcttaacTTTCAGAAAACGACATTTAATGGTGGCAGCTATTGATTTTGGGTCGGCCTATTCTGGTAGTGCCTTTTCTTTCAAAGACAGGTTTATTAAAGACCCACTCGAGATAAATGTAATGGGAATAGGACAGAAAGGATTAGAGTCCTTAAAAGTACCGACAGTGCTCCTTTTAAACCCTGATCGAGAATTTGTAGCATTTGGATTTGAAGCGGAATCGAAATACTCTGAATTACTGCAGGATGACCCAGATGAAGCACAAAAGTGGTATTACTTTAGTCGGTTTAAAATGCAGCTGTATAATAATATggtgaatatatttcatattgtttatattttaaaaggataTTATCAAACTAAACTGCGACATAACGTAAATTacgcttccggagcacctgagatcaccctcagtttttggtgggcTTCGTAatgctaagtttttagttttctatattattTCTTGTGTACTACTATTTGTCTGTCTTATTCTAtgttagccatggctttgtcattTAATGTTCGATCTATTAGTTTgaccgtccctctggtatctttggcccctcttttaatatttcaaaagattAAACTTATACTTCAGTATGTTTAAGcgatggtaaaaaaaaaagaataaaaagcaCTTAAAAACTCATGTGAATGACAGACAATACCATGCTCGaatgtaaaatacaaaatgaaattttgtcaatattttgttAACCAAACCATGTTATCATATTAACCAATTCGAAAACTCAATCTTATTCACTTAGGTTACGTTTCAAATGACCTGTTGTGATGACTTCCATACTTGAAGAAATGCAAAGTTGGTACAGGTTATTGTTTACCAAACCTTTAAAGATTCAAAGATTTAAGTTTCTTAAAAGTTTCTTAAAGTGATTCAGTTTAACCACTCGTGATTGGGCATTTTCACAGTAAATGCTCTCTATGTCCAATAGATAGTTTATGAGAGAGTCGTACATCAGAATATAATCACCACAAAGCACCATTGTCTTTTCCTGTCCATAAGTTGACCTTACTGATTCTATGTGTGATAAAcctgttacatgtatatgtaatgaCCCCACTAACAGCTATTCTTACTTTTCTATAGCATCTAAAGAAATCAATGACTATTAAAGACATTACTGGAAAGAAAGAAATGAAAGCGGTCGATGTTTTTGCCTACTGTATTGAGAACATAAAAGACTCGATTTTTGGGAAAGCAAAAGAGAAGGTTACTGAATTACAGGAATATGACGTTCATTGGGTGCTTACAGTCCCTGCAATTTGGAATGAGGCTGCACGACAATTCATGCTTGAAGCTGCAGAAAAGGTACAAAGCGAATAAGTTGTTGATCATTGACCATTTGTTTTGACCTTAACTACTATTTGATAAGTGGTGCATTTTTAGCGATTGAGGGGTATTTTAAACTCTCATGACTTAATGTAAGGCAAGTCTGGTGTTTTACTCCGCTTATAGTATATTTCCTTTTACCTATTTTTGAATTGATTGCCACTTATATTCTtcatttcccttctcaattttaaGTATGGCTTCTAGCATAACAACGTGTTTTTCGGGTACCTGAACTGAGTTTGTATACCtgcaaaaaaagaacaaaaaataccaaactccaaggaaaatgtTAAATGAAAAGTCCCtatcaaatgaataaataaaagtcgCAAGCACATAACAAAAACGCTTTCATATTCTTGAACTTCAGGAATTTCCATATGTTTGAAAAGGTTgtttaaacctggttctatagctatTTAAACTTTTCATTTGTTTGACAGTCGAGATATAATTATACAAAAGTAAATCCTGTCCTTACTTGTAATTGAAGTtgtcttttaaacttttaattttgttcCCCAAGTTACTGAAATGGTACGATAGAATGTACATAATTATTATATCACTCAACGCTGGAAAATCGTAAATATATGGAAATAATAACACATCAATTACAAGATCTCATTCAGACAATAACATGAAGatctttgatatgaaaaaaacaaatttcagatATTATTTATAATGTAAAGAAAGTCTTCATACTAAGTTGAAgataattataaatgaaaaattccGGAAGGTGGTGGCAATATGACTTTCGGAAACCCATTTAGAATATGTATCATTGAGTCTTATATGCATCCAAGTAAAATCTTTAATACTGTACAGCAGTGAGTTCTTTGTGCAGTTAAGAGAATgtatatttgcaaaaataaaaaagaataaaaataaagaagaatttTGAAACAGACAGATGATCTTTATTTCAGGCAGGAATAGATCAAGAAAGGTTAACACTAGCGCTAGAACCAGAGGCAGCCGCATTATGTTGCAAGTGTTTAGAAATACAAAAACATACAACTGGAAAAGGTTCAAAACTTGGATCCTTTGATACAGGTGCAAGATTTCTCGTGGTAGATCTGGgaggtaaatatttaaaaacttttgaagttatataaatgcatttaatAGATAAAATGCATACATAAAATGTTGAAAGTCAATTCTGAAAAACATATCTCATTGTACTGACGATTTCAGTCATATAAACTTACATGCATGTATTATtaatttatactgcactcgttctatttgagcagccAAAAGGCGTTGACTgtatatatttctatgtcatatacagtcactgccCCAATATCACTTTCCTcatgaatattcaaataaaagtTGCTGAAACTATATTTAATTATGCATACGACATCTTTAACCtattcttgtttccaatgtatacaaTGAAGagtggaacgactcaaacttatttctttaaCCATTtgtggaaaaacatatttcatatgttaatattttttgtttgaaacctATAAATCAGTATGTTTTATTCTTActgttgatattttagttcatACTCAAAtgaattcgttcaccatcgattgcTGATTTCAACCAGTTATGTACATTTCATATTGTTGTATATTTTTTGTGTCTGATATGAGGCCTTCTGAAAGCGGTACTTTTCCCTATATTTTAGACAAACGAATAACATTAAcccattaaacaacaattgaaaatgttttattttctagattgcagtataaagacaataatagtgcattgacttgacatatcaacgatataaggatttggcccgaaacggggaaatagctcggcacagcctgGCATTTTCCCGTTtttaagcctcatccttatatcgttgatatgtcaagtcaacgcactattattgtctatttccataaataactttaaaaacttaatattattcTACCCATTAAGAATTTATTTAGACTGTGGTTCACGAAATCTAAGATGGCAGTATCTGCAGATTTAtccatttaaataataaaaaagatacagtcATAATGGTAATCCTGGAACCCAAAATAAAGCTTTGGAATCTGAAACATAAATTACGATGCTATTTACCTTGATTTACGTCAATTTCATTTTCACGGTTGTCCTTGCTATATGCTGGTTAATACTGTTCGTTATTTCCAACGAAATACGAGTTATTTGgattttattcaaaatagatCTTCGGAACATGTTTAAATACGCTCATGTTTTGATTAAACAATATCGTTTCAAGTATCTTATATGGTACTATGTTTTTAGATCAACCATGGTAAGATATCTTATCATGGAAGTATTTATCGGCTTTATTATCGTTAAATTTTGATGCTATcaatattctgtttttttttttaggtggAACTGTCGATATAACTTCAAACGAAGTATTAGGGTCCGGGCAATTAAAGGAAATACACAGCGCCTCTGGTGGTCCATGGGGAGGTAATACTATTAATGAAGGAATATGGAAACTTTTGCGAGGAATATTTGGTGAAAGTACAGTAACAAAGTTCATTGACGAAAACCGGGACGATTACCTCGAACTAGCGAGAACAGTTGAGTTGAAAAAGCGAACTGTGACATCTAATAACAAAGTAACAATTGAGATTCCAAGGTCATTAATGTTAGAAGCTAAAAAGACAAACCCTGGCATCATTGCTGAGGAATTTAAGGATCGGGTTAAGCTAGTAACAAACAAACTTCAAGTTCTCCCTGGTGTTTTGCCGCAAATTTTCAAAGAAGGAATTGACACAGTCAGCAAATATGTTCAAGATTTATTGGACCAACCAGAAACAAAAGGAGTTTCAACTATCCTTTTAGTTGGTGGATACGCAGCATGTGACCTTCTCAAAGATGCAATGAAAACAAAGTTTAGTAATCTTACCGTCATATGTCCTCTTGATCCGGATGTAGTTGTTTTGAAGGGAGCAGTTATTATGGGCCATATGGAAACACCTATCGTTGGTAGAATTGCTAAGTGTCACTACGGGATAGCAATTCTTGTTGGTGTTGACAAACAGAATATGTACCAATGCTTTGACCGGTCTTTCAAACCTTTGACTTCGACTGAGGAAGAGTTCCATACGATAATAAAAAAAGGTCAACCTATCCATGTAAACGAGGTAGTAACCGAGTACGATTTTCCGATAACGTTCGAACAAGATGAAGCTTTTATACGGATTTACGCATCAGATGATACAAAACCACCGAAAATTATATCGAAGAATAACTGTAGGGAAATAGGTCACATCCGTATCAAGTTACCAAAATTTAGAAGGGAAACACGTCTTAAGATAGGTATATCAAATAGTGAAACGGAGTTCAAAGTTGTGGCTAGGGATGAGCATACGGGGAAATGCTTTGCAGGAGTTTGCAGATTTCTAAATTAAACTATGTGACATGAGGAAGTAACTACAATTTTGATTGTACAGTATAGGCAGCGGCTTTTACTTTCAAATAAATGATATTTGATAGAATTTGTTGATcaataattatacaaaatttcaaatactgAAGTTCTCTTTTATTGATTGTgaattatatactgtaaattaCACACTTCTTATaacaatatgtaaatatatataaaataatgatattaatCTTAATGGTGCCAGTTTCATAGATCTCTTGGTTTTACAGACATTTTACGTTTCAAAACGGGACATACTTGTTTAAAGGATAAGAAGTAAAAGCTGCTATATTAATGACAGAACAAGGATAATCTTGATGTATTATACAGAAACATTTATTTTGGAAATTGTTAATATTAACATTTGATTCTTACCACCTCTAGTATAGGTAGTTTCACAACAACTCTGAATTTCGGTTTTGCCTACAGACACAATCAATGTTAACATAGAGTAAAGAGACACGACaggattgtcaatgagacaactatcaaaatgattttaaaagtacTGAATTGAAACAGCTATAAGTCATGGCattcgacaatgagcaaaactaatATCGTCCGGTCTAAACAGGACAAACAGCGTTTTAagtaagaaaaaaacatttgattaacgacaaaacaataaacgaaatacAGGTATGACAGAGAttaaacaacgacaaccacttgTATACAGCCTACTTGCTCAAGACATACATTTAGTATTTttcggatttgttatcacataagcaatacaacgggtgctacatgtggagcagaatctacttacccttccggagcaccagagatcacccctagcttttgatggggtttgtgttgcttattctttagttctctattttgtgtcatatgtactattgtttgtctgtttgtattttttttcatttttagccatggcgttgtcagttcattttcgatttatgagtttgactgtccctctggtatctttcgtccctgtttTAGATGAGGTTTGCATCTCATTTAATCTAGTAAACTTGATATTAAGAATGCTACCGGACATTGAATTTCTGTTTCATGTCTTGAACTTTTTATTGATTGTGACACATAAGTTCACAgcagaaacatacattttgttctTCGTAGAACATTAATATATCTGCATATCATACTTCATATGTAAATGCTCTTGGATTTTCACCCTCAACGGACTTCGTTTACATTACTGTTCTCCTTACAGAAATTAACATTGCTCCAAAAGagttatttacaataaaattgagaatggaaatggggaatgtgtcaaagagacaacaacccgaccaaataaaaaacaacagcagagggtcacaaGCATGTTTGAAATAGCATTGCGTCTAATGTATGTAAGTATGATTATATGATATGAACATAATTCAGGCTTGGTAATATACTGGCACGCTTAGTTGGAATTTCAAGGTGATGGTTCACTGGGTAACAATCCACATAGAGATTgttgataaaaagaagaacacTAAATGTTACAAAGTGTactgaaaatttatgaaaaaatctGTTCATGTGTTAAGTTGACACAACATCGAATGAGCGTTAAGTTTAAGTATATATCAATTGAAATAAGctgtaataaaataatatttcatagcTGGCTTGCATATATTTCGTGTCAACAAAACGTTCGATCTGCGTACATATATCTGAAGTCGGAAAATTAAATATGTGCATCGATTTCTGTTGAAATGTGATTTCCAAAATATCCTTTTTAGTAATTAGTtgggttcgtattgctcagtctttagttttctatcttgttttgtgaactattgtttgtctgtttgtcttttattttttagccatactgttgtcagttgatttttgatttatgagtttgaatgcccccccccccctggtatctttcacccctcttttagtaatatttgcactttaaaaaaaaaagattatactACGAAACCATATTTAAATGCAAGATATAAATGATCAGATTTATGAAGTTGAAAGTTTAACCAGGTCAGTTGGTTAATGTTGTTATGTATTTGCACATTACATTTCGGATTTAATATTTGCGGAAATGATTTAAATGAAACTTTATACTACTTTATTGATACAATgtgttaaacaaataatattggtGAAATCGAAATATATACACATTAAACCACATACTGGAATATCGTAAAATCTTAGCCCAAATTAAGCAGTAGTTAAATTCCTGTTTGACGTTAATCAAAAGTAACAGGTAATATTGTCTCCTGATcagaaaatcaaaaaaattatcaaaacaataaaaaaaaatatgaaatttcagaAATCAACAGGCACATTTATATCACTTGTAGAACTCCTTTTCACTTTATATGCCAGTTATAATAAGTacgaatgaaataatttttttggaACATGCACGTTATATTGCCTCGGTGCTCTCTTCGTTATATGTACGTTTCAGTTTGGGAGATTTTAGGATCGACCATAGACGGCGTTGGACAAACAAACATGAAAATACTTGTTCTTATCTGCTAAGTCGACATTTAGGAGTTAAATCATAAACTGGTCAGCCAATATTATGAATAATGTGTCAGGCTGGGTTGGCGCATATTCCAAACAGTGAATTATGGGTAACAATTTTTAGATGAAATATTGTTATTTCCCAAAATGGTTTTTGATAAATATCTGTAAAATCTGAACGAGAGACACAATTTTAAATTCCACTAAAAATTAGGTTGACCTGAAAATGTTGAACCGATCCCTTAAATGAGGTGGCTAATAAATCCAAGTGAGAGACATAATTTCAAATTACACTAAAAATTATGTTACTGAAAATGTTGAACCGAATCCTTTAACTGGTTAATGAAGTTTAAAAAAGCAGTGAATATTCTAGATGCTTGAACtgttacatttctttttttttttttttaaattttgtatatattgatAGGATTTTTTCCTATTACATAATATGAATTTAATCTATGCAAAACCAATAATgttgaatatcaataaaaatatcaaaatataacaacATTGAGAATGAGAATGGGTaaggtgtcaaagagacaacccaaGTTGAAAACAGCACAGGAGCAACAACAGATCTGATATACAGCGACGAAAATCCCGCACTCGTAGGCGGGCTCCAGCTGACCCCTGAACAAAACtgaatactagttcagtgacaatggacGTCACATTAAACTccgaaaaaatataattgaactaaaattataaagcATACAAGTCTTACAAACGCAATAGGACCTTGACGAGAAAAAGGCTCACACATATTGTGGTGGGGGTGAGGATTTGTAGGGGTAAgggtataacattttttataagaTCTCAACGATCCTcatatacctctagtcaatgtagaatacCACTATTTGTCTTTAATCATGTTTATCATTTGTCTTTAATCATGTTTATCATTTGTCTCTAATCATGTTtatcaaggacgtatattagttatacgtccttgtgtTTATATATAAGAAACAAATATCTGCATTTATTATACTGCTTGCTACCATAatacaaaattttgtatttttaaattttagattagCTATGATTGATTGAATACTAACAAAAGTATGAAAGCAATTtcttataacaatttaaaaaaaaaccctcctTAGTACCAATAAACggaataaataaatatgtttttttttttaaattttttatcgaAAGATCTCAAGAGTTTTGATAAAAGTATCTCTGATTACTTGAAGTCCAGTTATTTTATTTGGATCAACattttcctttgttttttgtAACGTGaatgatataaaaacaaattctgTCTACTTCCATCTCGCCAACACAATCAGTCCAGAGTATTAATTTGTTTTACCCTGAACTTTAATTAACGAATAATTGATGAATAAATAAGTAGCTGATACAAAGTAGAGacattacaattttcaaaacattaaaagcATTAAGCTGAAATGAATTGAATGTAAAACAGTCTACTATTTAACTCTTGTGGTGCACATGGCCTCAGAAGTATTTACGTCATTCCATTATAACATTGTTGGCCGCTTTGTGGGGCGGTCGGATCGTAAGATTTAAATATACATAACCTGTAACAAAGATTAAGAA includes:
- the LOC139502867 gene encoding heat shock 70 kDa protein 12A-like translates to MGMEGILKRRVSILRGYQDRWFILSEDGIMKQHEKKPSYATEKAKWQMNIILADIDKKRDGKCFNLTSNQGQKIKLKAQSDDEREKWIKCFKKINHIFFPHSFPDVVDEEDEDDVFTSNINHKAKEVDPEPKPTSRISFGDTFKSKDAFPSQNNDHRKSEETVNEPPRESAADITKKFKEMTIVDRKKRHLMVAAIDFGSAYSGSAFSFKDRFIKDPLEINVMGIGQKGLESLKVPTVLLLNPDREFVAFGFEAESKYSELLQDDPDEAQKWYYFSRFKMQLYNNMHLKKSMTIKDITGKKEMKAVDVFAYCIENIKDSIFGKAKEKVTELQEYDVHWVLTVPAIWNEAARQFMLEAAEKAGIDQERLTLALEPEAAALCCKCLEIQKHTTGKGSKLGSFDTGARFLVVDLGGGTVDITSNEVLGSGQLKEIHSASGGPWGGNTINEGIWKLLRGIFGESTVTKFIDENRDDYLELARTVELKKRTVTSNNKVTIEIPRSLMLEAKKTNPGIIAEEFKDRVKLVTNKLQVLPGVLPQIFKEGIDTVSKYVQDLLDQPETKGVSTILLVGGYAACDLLKDAMKTKFSNLTVICPLDPDVVVLKGAVIMGHMETPIVGRIAKCHYGIAILVGVDKQNMYQCFDRSFKPLTSTEEEFHTIIKKGQPIHVNEVVTEYDFPITFEQDEAFIRIYASDDTKPPKIISKNNCREIGHIRIKLPKFRRETRLKIGISNSETEFKVVARDEHTGKCFAGVCRFLN